In Camelus dromedarius isolate mCamDro1 chromosome 3, mCamDro1.pat, whole genome shotgun sequence, one DNA window encodes the following:
- the LOC116149545 gene encoding dolichyl-diphosphooligosaccharide--protein glycosyltransferase subunit 4-like, with the protein MITDVQLTIFANMLDMLLFLLVVLRHFMAMNRSKTQE; encoded by the coding sequence ATGATTACAGATGTGCAGCTTACCATCTTTGCCAATATGCTAGACATGTTGCTCTTCCTGCTCGTTGTTCTCCGTCACTTCATGGCCATGAACAGATCCAAGACACAGGAATAA